A region from the Aquimarina sp. ERC-38 genome encodes:
- a CDS encoding S8 family serine peptidase: MKKELITGIISLIVCFGCTTPKALLLDTTAVTNIQKTTFADIENWHLKDIINDTIPGISMVRACEFLKDKKIKDSVIVAVLDMEVAIDHKDLKNQIWINKGEIANNGLDDDGNGYVDDVHGWNFLGNSNGDNNIYVNYEYTRIIKKFNEQFQGKKIEQIKVKKQQEFLTYRRALKKHKERYQYGIKEKENADFLYHSYYEALDKLSSYFPKKDFNLKSLDSLDQIIPDKEEKLKFNIITLQDCLKYNITEDYIKNEKHVADERMTKLLDTSYNDRLIQQDDPFNLLDTDYGNHIVNGNINILDHGTLVSGVISASIPNEIVAEEFSSNIKIMPLCISAYGDEHDKDIVLAIRYAVDNGAKVINMSFSKEFSLLEKEVLNAIKYAADHGVLIVKSAGNNSKDLDKLNNYNFPNDAKKGGNEIANNFIKVGASTNKVDKNLKNHSSNFGKKEVDVFAPSGFKSTSTGPDLHEEFTGTSSSTPLVSSIAALLYSYYPHLSVSQVKEIILNSGTLYHIDVEITQDDGTKKMVPFSSLSKSGKIVNAYNALIMADKIASQKK, translated from the coding sequence ATGAAAAAAGAACTAATTACAGGTATCATATCATTAATCGTCTGTTTTGGCTGTACAACACCAAAAGCTTTATTATTAGATACTACTGCTGTTACTAATATACAGAAGACTACTTTTGCCGATATAGAAAATTGGCATCTTAAAGATATTATCAATGATACGATACCTGGTATTAGTATGGTCAGAGCTTGTGAATTTTTAAAGGATAAAAAAATTAAAGATTCCGTAATTGTTGCGGTTTTGGATATGGAAGTTGCAATTGACCACAAAGATTTAAAAAACCAAATCTGGATCAACAAAGGTGAAATTGCAAATAATGGTTTAGACGATGATGGTAACGGTTATGTAGATGATGTACACGGATGGAATTTTTTAGGAAATTCAAATGGAGACAATAATATTTACGTCAATTATGAATACACCAGAATTATAAAAAAATTCAACGAACAATTTCAGGGAAAAAAAATTGAACAAATTAAAGTCAAAAAACAACAAGAATTTTTAACCTATAGAAGAGCTCTAAAAAAGCATAAAGAACGCTATCAATACGGGATAAAAGAAAAAGAAAATGCTGACTTTTTATATCATAGTTACTATGAAGCACTGGATAAATTATCATCCTACTTTCCAAAAAAAGATTTTAATTTAAAATCACTTGATAGCCTGGATCAAATAATCCCAGATAAAGAGGAAAAACTTAAGTTTAATATAATCACCTTACAGGACTGTTTGAAATATAATATTACTGAAGATTATATTAAGAATGAAAAACATGTTGCAGATGAAAGGATGACTAAATTACTTGATACCTCATATAATGATCGATTAATTCAACAAGATGATCCCTTTAATTTGTTGGATACAGATTATGGAAATCATATTGTTAACGGTAATATAAATATTTTAGATCATGGTACTTTGGTCTCAGGAGTTATTAGTGCAAGTATACCTAATGAAATAGTTGCAGAGGAATTTTCTTCAAATATCAAAATAATGCCCTTATGTATCTCTGCTTACGGAGATGAGCATGATAAAGATATTGTCTTAGCGATAAGATATGCTGTCGACAATGGAGCAAAAGTTATTAATATGAGTTTTAGTAAAGAGTTTTCTCTCTTAGAAAAAGAAGTTTTAAATGCTATCAAATACGCTGCAGACCACGGAGTATTAATTGTAAAATCCGCAGGAAATAATTCTAAAGATTTAGATAAACTTAATAATTACAACTTCCCTAATGATGCTAAAAAAGGAGGTAATGAAATAGCTAATAATTTTATCAAAGTGGGTGCATCAACTAATAAGGTTGATAAGAATCTAAAAAATCATAGTAGTAACTTTGGAAAAAAAGAAGTAGACGTATTTGCTCCATCCGGTTTCAAATCTACCTCTACTGGTCCTGATTTACATGAAGAATTTACCGGAACTTCTTCTTCTACGCCACTAGTAAGTAGTATTGCTGCCTTATTATATTCTTATTATCCACATTTGTCGGTTTCACAAGTAAAAGAAATTATTTTAAATTCAGGAACCTTGTATCATATTGATGTTGAGATCACACAAGATGATGGTACAAAAAAGATGGTCCCCTTCTCTTCATTATCAAAATCAGGTAAAATTGTAAATGCTTATAACGCTTTAATTATGGCAGATAAAATCGCTTCCCAAAAGAAATAG